In Pedobacter sp. WC2423, the following are encoded in one genomic region:
- a CDS encoding SusC/RagA family TonB-linked outer membrane protein, which translates to MRLTLLFFILTLMQVSANSFSQNLTLKHTNTDIISVLKQIEKQTGYHLLFRRADIDKKYAINVNVINMPIEEAMRLVLKNTSLDFKIIKKTIILKKTTDFPVLATQIQEIEISGVVSDEKGVTLPGVAVKVKGSKVAAVTDINGRYKISVPSVTGILVFSFIGMETQEITAGQKNVLNIVLKPQTTVLNDVVVIGYGTQKRADINGSISSVKAADIANVPQVSIDQLLQGRASGLTISQNSGAPGSNTSVRVRGVTSLSGSNEPLYVIDGVPISGDASNQSTSGRSPLQASSSNANSQTTVSPLSLINPNDIESIDVLKDASATAIYGNRASNGVIIITTKRGKSGNSVISYDGYTGFQRVAKYMDVMNLKQYATLQNSLGDIYGTGRRTEFADPSILGEGTNWQKEIFRTAAQQSHQLSVSGGKEGLNYYISGGYLGQDGTVIGSDFRRYSLRTNVDAQVKEWFKLGITLTANRSAENVITSDNNGIIYNALLQGPDLAVTNLDGSYTGPPASDPLASAAALNPVAQAQQIKNKLNRSNINTNIYNEIKFYKGLSLRSELGGDFNFSDNNVFTPSYSWGRFTNPTASLKERHQQSTFLIWKEYLNYNQTFGQKHNLNAILGYEVQESTWRGIEGTRQGFYSNDVQSLNLGQAITATNDEYIGTQRQESIYARAIYTYASKYSLTSTIRKDKTSKFAEGSQSGYFPSFAASWKLAEEPFMQGINKVVNGIKIRFGYGEVGNQDIPNYLYSSLLKSSQTGLGTGFLAGRIDNKALKWQTSIQYNGGIDMNFLNGKISTSLDFYKKTSKDFLFQLALPAYLVGGPDYLGGINPPYVNLGKINNVGFDLSISSHNISNEHFKWNTTLVFSHYKNVVKELGNGLTELFGTVTSAYLQTPVTRTVVGGSVGEFYGYKVKGIFKTDEQLQSAPVQFGRLVANNSSSTWLGDVQYVDINGDGKIDEKDRTEIGNPNPKFTYGITNTFSYKSFDFTLFLNGSYGSRIMNLLNNTMGNLAAVYQNQYAAYSNFWTPQNPNSNIPAPKIGIDNPNLLVSDRYVESGSFLRIQNVSLGYKVPSAWIKKLKLTNLKVYSSVQNLYTFTKYKGYDPEIGAMNQSALLNNIDLGRYPIARTITFGMNAQF; encoded by the coding sequence ATGAGACTAACTTTGCTTTTTTTTATTCTGACTTTAATGCAGGTTAGCGCAAATAGTTTTAGCCAGAATTTAACACTTAAACATACGAATACAGATATCATTTCTGTCCTGAAGCAAATTGAAAAACAGACTGGTTACCATTTACTGTTCAGGCGTGCCGACATCGATAAGAAATATGCAATCAATGTAAATGTAATCAATATGCCTATCGAAGAGGCAATGAGACTGGTTTTGAAAAACACAAGCCTTGATTTCAAGATCATTAAAAAAACAATTATTCTTAAAAAGACAACGGATTTCCCAGTGCTGGCTACTCAAATTCAGGAGATCGAAATTTCTGGTGTCGTGAGTGATGAAAAAGGAGTGACACTCCCCGGAGTTGCTGTTAAAGTGAAGGGTTCAAAGGTTGCTGCGGTAACCGATATCAACGGAAGATATAAAATCTCAGTTCCGTCAGTCACAGGAATCCTTGTGTTTTCCTTTATCGGCATGGAGACTCAGGAAATCACGGCTGGTCAAAAGAACGTGCTGAATATAGTATTGAAGCCGCAAACTACAGTGCTCAATGATGTCGTAGTGATTGGTTACGGAACTCAAAAACGGGCTGATATTAACGGATCGATTTCTTCTGTGAAGGCTGCTGATATTGCGAATGTACCTCAGGTAAGCATTGATCAGCTATTACAGGGAAGGGCATCCGGACTAACCATTTCTCAGAATTCGGGAGCACCTGGCAGCAATACTTCCGTTCGTGTACGGGGGGTGACTTCTTTAAGCGGTAGTAATGAACCCTTATATGTGATAGACGGTGTGCCGATTTCGGGTGATGCCAGTAATCAAAGTACAAGTGGGCGATCGCCTTTGCAGGCTTCTTCCTCAAATGCGAATTCACAGACTACCGTTAGTCCATTATCTTTGATCAATCCAAATGATATTGAATCTATTGATGTATTAAAAGATGCATCTGCAACTGCAATCTATGGAAACAGGGCCTCTAACGGGGTGATTATTATCACTACCAAACGAGGTAAAAGTGGCAACTCGGTAATTAGTTACGACGGTTATACAGGTTTCCAAAGGGTAGCAAAATATATGGATGTGATGAACCTTAAACAATATGCCACACTCCAAAACTCACTGGGAGATATTTATGGAACCGGACGAAGAACAGAATTTGCAGACCCTTCAATATTGGGAGAAGGTACAAACTGGCAAAAAGAAATTTTCAGAACTGCTGCTCAGCAAAGTCATCAGCTTTCGGTTTCTGGTGGTAAAGAGGGCCTGAATTATTATATCTCAGGTGGATATCTTGGGCAGGACGGTACAGTTATTGGGTCTGATTTTCGTCGCTATAGCCTGCGTACGAATGTGGATGCCCAGGTTAAGGAATGGTTTAAGCTTGGAATTACTCTGACTGCAAACCGTTCGGCAGAAAATGTAATTACGAGTGATAACAATGGTATTATTTATAATGCTTTGTTACAGGGGCCTGATCTTGCAGTAACAAATCTTGATGGTAGCTATACGGGGCCTCCGGCATCAGATCCGCTAGCCTCCGCTGCCGCTTTAAACCCAGTGGCCCAGGCGCAGCAAATCAAAAATAAACTGAACAGGAGTAATATTAATACGAATATTTATAACGAAATAAAGTTCTATAAAGGACTGTCTCTAAGGTCAGAGCTGGGTGGAGACTTTAACTTTTCAGACAACAATGTTTTTACACCAAGCTATTCATGGGGGCGTTTCACCAATCCAACGGCTTCTTTAAAGGAGCGCCATCAGCAAAGTACATTTTTGATCTGGAAAGAATACCTGAATTATAACCAAACCTTCGGACAGAAGCATAACCTGAATGCAATCTTAGGTTATGAAGTCCAGGAATCTACCTGGAGGGGCATTGAAGGAACACGTCAGGGCTTTTATAGTAATGATGTACAATCTCTGAACCTGGGGCAGGCCATCACTGCGACCAATGATGAATATATTGGTACACAGCGACAAGAATCAATATATGCCCGTGCCATCTATACCTACGCTTCAAAGTATAGCCTGACGTCTACGATCCGGAAAGACAAGACTTCTAAGTTTGCTGAAGGATCGCAATCTGGCTATTTTCCTTCTTTTGCCGCATCCTGGAAATTAGCTGAAGAACCATTTATGCAGGGGATCAATAAAGTTGTGAATGGGATTAAAATCCGCTTTGGATATGGGGAAGTTGGTAATCAGGATATTCCTAATTATTTGTACAGTTCTTTATTGAAGTCATCTCAAACAGGTCTGGGTACAGGTTTTCTGGCAGGACGAATTGATAATAAGGCATTAAAGTGGCAAACATCAATTCAGTATAATGGCGGGATTGATATGAATTTCCTGAATGGTAAAATCAGTACAAGTCTGGACTTTTATAAAAAAACATCAAAGGACTTTCTGTTTCAACTGGCACTTCCTGCATACCTGGTGGGCGGACCTGATTATTTAGGTGGTATCAACCCACCTTATGTAAATCTTGGAAAGATAAATAACGTAGGTTTTGACTTGAGTATCAGTTCACACAATATCAGTAATGAGCATTTTAAATGGAATACAACTTTGGTTTTTTCTCATTATAAAAATGTGGTGAAGGAATTGGGCAATGGGCTTACTGAGCTGTTCGGAACCGTAACCAGTGCCTATTTGCAAACACCTGTTACCCGTACGGTAGTAGGTGGGTCAGTTGGTGAGTTTTATGGTTATAAAGTGAAAGGGATTTTTAAAACAGACGAACAACTTCAGTCTGCGCCTGTGCAGTTTGGCAGGCTTGTGGCGAATAACAGCAGCAGCACATGGCTTGGTGACGTTCAATATGTGGATATCAATGGTGACGGTAAAATAGACGAGAAGGATCGTACTGAGATTGGTAATCCTAATCCTAAATTTACTTATGGAATTACCAATACCTTCAGTTACAAATCCTTTGATTTCACGTTGTTCTTAAACGGATCTTATGGTTCGAGGATTATGAATTTGCTGAACAATACTATGGGTAACCTGGCGGCTGTTTACCAGAATCAATATGCTGCTTACAGCAATTTCTGGACACCTCAAAATCCAAATTCCAATATTCCTGCACCGAAAATAGGGATTGACAATCCAAACTTGCTGGTCTCTGACAGATATGTGGAAAGCGGGTCCTTTTTAAGGATTCAAAACGTTAGTCTTGGTTACAAAGTACCTTCAGCATGGATCAAAAAATTAAAACTCACCAATCTGAAAGTGTATTCAAGTGTGCAGAATCTTTACACATTTACAAAATATAAAGGGTACGATCCGGAAATCGGGGCAATGAATCAAAGCGCACTTCTGAATAATATTGACCTGGGCAGGTATCCGATAGCCAGGACTATCACTTTTGGAATGAATGCACAATTTTAG
- a CDS encoding IPT/TIG domain-containing protein gives MKIIYKNPIVVCLTGLFFMLIFMTSCKKDAEGKGAPVITRVRTLVKPGDPKQTALDSTVTSGDAGSTYVIEGANLKYTNKVEFNGTEAYLNTALFSDHSIVVMIPATASWINQTGKLTLTSASGTTTFNFSIRQPAPVITELSQFTGDEGDVVTITGLRFDQVSSVKFGTAEAKVITATSTELKVSVPAAALGAVSVTTPGGTGTGPYISYDGVAVPILLPFGFRHLFYDDKITAGYDFNFGGASGDVNNTEVVKRGTHSIKVTYTGNYAGYAVGSGTPVDLSDKTYVKFSIYGSAGTEGKVIKVGLNDFDNRQVSIVLHSGKWTTYVVPLERFQNASQPGKPSSLNWIGFQELSGNAPETIFLDDIGVY, from the coding sequence ATGAAAATCATATATAAAAATCCTATAGTCGTTTGTCTGACAGGACTATTTTTCATGCTGATCTTTATGACCTCCTGTAAAAAAGATGCGGAAGGGAAGGGAGCACCGGTCATCACCAGGGTTCGTACCCTGGTTAAGCCGGGAGATCCTAAACAGACTGCTTTAGATTCTACTGTTACTTCTGGCGATGCCGGTAGTACATATGTGATCGAGGGTGCAAATCTGAAGTATACGAACAAGGTCGAATTTAATGGTACAGAAGCCTATTTGAATACGGCACTTTTTAGTGATCATAGCATTGTGGTTATGATTCCTGCTACTGCATCCTGGATAAATCAAACGGGCAAACTCACGCTGACCAGTGCATCGGGTACCACAACTTTTAATTTTAGTATCAGGCAGCCTGCTCCGGTTATTACAGAATTAAGCCAGTTTACAGGAGATGAAGGAGATGTCGTGACCATCACTGGTTTGCGTTTTGATCAGGTGTCCAGTGTGAAATTTGGTACAGCAGAAGCTAAGGTTATAACAGCAACAAGTACAGAACTTAAGGTGTCAGTACCCGCTGCTGCCCTGGGTGCAGTAAGTGTAACTACTCCTGGTGGAACCGGCACTGGCCCATATATCTCATACGATGGGGTAGCGGTGCCGATATTATTACCTTTTGGATTCAGACATCTGTTTTATGATGATAAAATAACAGCCGGTTATGACTTCAATTTTGGTGGTGCCAGTGGAGATGTGAATAATACAGAGGTGGTTAAAAGGGGTACCCACTCCATTAAAGTTACCTATACCGGTAATTATGCAGGATATGCTGTCGGCAGCGGCACTCCCGTAGACCTGAGTGATAAGACTTACGTTAAATTTTCTATTTATGGATCAGCAGGTACTGAAGGTAAGGTGATCAAGGTCGGATTGAACGATTTTGACAACCGTCAGGTCAGCATTGTGCTGCATTCAGGCAAATGGACAACTTATGTAGTCCCTCTGGAGCGTTTCCAAAATGCCTCTCAGCCGGGTAAACCCAGCAGTCTGAATTGGATTGGGTTCCAGGAATTAAGTGGTAATGCGCCAGAGACAATTTTCCTGGATGATATTGGCGTATATTAA
- a CDS encoding RNA polymerase sigma-70 factor: protein MSNRHNHTDEELIVLFNENDVVAFKEIYVRYWYELYLITNKRLRSKEASEEIIQNFFTKFWTNRKKINIRGELKAYLHTAIRYSVIDHLAKEATKNNYLELISFNYKDTANTTEETVFLHEVEEGVNQVMSKLPAKCRRVFELSRQQHKSNKEIAELLGLSEKTVENHITNALKLFRIHFKYILIASPFAWLLF, encoded by the coding sequence ATGAGCAACCGGCATAACCATACCGATGAGGAACTAATCGTCCTGTTTAATGAAAATGATGTTGTTGCTTTCAAGGAAATTTATGTCAGGTATTGGTATGAGTTGTACCTGATCACTAATAAAAGATTGAGATCCAAAGAAGCTTCTGAAGAAATTATTCAGAATTTCTTCACAAAATTCTGGACCAATCGAAAAAAAATAAATATCAGAGGCGAACTGAAGGCTTATCTTCATACGGCTATCCGTTATTCTGTTATTGATCATCTGGCTAAAGAGGCTACGAAGAATAACTATCTTGAATTGATTTCTTTTAATTATAAGGATACAGCCAATACCACTGAAGAAACGGTTTTTTTGCATGAAGTGGAAGAGGGGGTGAATCAGGTCATGTCGAAATTACCTGCCAAATGCCGAAGGGTATTTGAACTGAGCAGGCAACAGCATAAATCAAATAAGGAAATTGCTGAATTATTGGGGCTCTCTGAAAAAACTGTAGAGAACCATATCACCAATGCTTTAAAACTTTTTAGAATACATTTTAAGTATATTCTGATAGCGTCACCCTTTGCCTGGTTATTGTTTTAA
- a CDS encoding DUF885 family protein, with protein MNKLYKLLLMVCLLPSTIYSQEKAVSRLYEQTSEMGTTIITYQKDIKAIQDFYSPYILEGTYPEVAQVYYSPEQRNRLLLIQNEYLKEMEQMDFDSFSIYGKVDYLLLKKEIKKETGQLEKAGINEKAILKYIAFAPGIYALEKERRRGKAMDWQVVAAKLDAIRKEIASFNAASINKSTLNKENLKNIREAISGLKMRLKGVYEFYKGYDPLFDWWIPKPYESLVQVLDHYNTFFVDQADAVPAQKGVKYGIKGNPIGESELIAQLHAEMIPYTPEELIKIAEKEFAFCDQELLKASAEMGFGKDWKKAQEKVKESFVAPGKQAELIVKLQDDALDFIKKNQLITIPGLAEETWGMVMMSAERQLVNPFFTGGREISISYPTANMNEEDKLMSMRGNNPYFSRGTVQHELLPGHHLQYYMNSRYKNYRELFTTPFGIEGWTLYWELLLYDKGFAKSPEERIGMLFWRMHRCARIIFSLNYHLGKWTPEQCVDFLINRVGHEPANAEGEVRRSFEGGYGPLYQVAYMIGGMQLMALKHELVDSGKMSILEFHDRIMKENLIPIEMVRATLIGQPLKRDFTSEWKFYRK; from the coding sequence ATGAATAAACTATACAAATTACTTTTGATGGTGTGCTTATTGCCATCCACTATCTATTCGCAGGAAAAAGCAGTATCCAGACTTTATGAGCAAACCAGTGAAATGGGGACCACAATCATAACTTACCAAAAGGATATAAAAGCTATCCAGGATTTTTACTCCCCTTATATTTTAGAAGGCACTTATCCCGAAGTTGCCCAGGTCTATTATTCTCCCGAACAGCGAAACCGGTTGCTGCTGATTCAAAATGAATACTTGAAAGAAATGGAACAAATGGATTTTGATTCTTTTAGTATTTATGGAAAAGTAGATTACCTGCTATTGAAAAAGGAAATCAAAAAAGAAACCGGTCAATTGGAAAAAGCTGGAATAAATGAAAAGGCAATCCTTAAATATATTGCTTTTGCCCCCGGAATCTATGCATTGGAAAAGGAAAGAAGAAGGGGAAAAGCTATGGACTGGCAGGTTGTTGCAGCAAAGCTGGATGCTATCCGCAAAGAAATAGCCTCTTTTAATGCCGCATCAATCAATAAGTCAACGCTGAATAAAGAGAATTTAAAAAATATCAGGGAAGCAATATCCGGTCTGAAAATGAGATTAAAAGGTGTTTATGAATTTTATAAGGGTTATGACCCCTTATTCGATTGGTGGATTCCTAAACCTTATGAATCATTGGTACAGGTATTAGATCATTATAATACCTTTTTTGTTGATCAGGCGGATGCAGTACCTGCTCAAAAAGGCGTCAAATATGGAATAAAGGGAAATCCTATAGGAGAGTCAGAGCTGATTGCTCAACTCCATGCTGAAATGATTCCTTATACGCCCGAAGAACTTATTAAAATTGCAGAAAAGGAATTTGCATTTTGTGATCAGGAGTTGTTAAAGGCTTCTGCAGAAATGGGTTTTGGAAAAGATTGGAAAAAGGCTCAGGAAAAAGTTAAAGAAAGTTTTGTCGCACCCGGTAAACAAGCTGAATTGATTGTGAAATTACAGGATGACGCATTGGATTTTATCAAAAAAAATCAGCTGATTACGATTCCTGGTCTTGCTGAAGAAACCTGGGGGATGGTAATGATGTCTGCAGAAAGACAGTTGGTTAATCCCTTTTTTACAGGGGGCAGGGAGATTAGTATATCTTATCCGACAGCGAATATGAACGAAGAAGATAAACTGATGAGTATGCGGGGCAATAATCCCTACTTTTCAAGAGGTACTGTACAGCATGAATTACTACCTGGTCATCACCTGCAATATTATATGAATAGCCGTTATAAGAATTACCGGGAACTTTTTACTACTCCGTTCGGAATTGAGGGATGGACACTATATTGGGAGCTGCTTTTATACGATAAGGGATTTGCCAAAAGTCCCGAAGAGCGGATCGGAATGCTATTCTGGAGGATGCACCGCTGTGCAAGAATTATTTTCTCTTTAAATTATCATTTAGGAAAGTGGACACCTGAGCAGTGCGTTGATTTTCTGATTAACCGTGTAGGGCATGAGCCAGCAAATGCAGAAGGGGAAGTTCGCAGGTCATTTGAGGGCGGTTATGGTCCATTGTATCAGGTCGCTTACATGATTGGCGGAATGCAATTGATGGCGCTGAAGCATGAGCTTGTAGATAGTGGAAAAATGAGTATCCTCGAATTTCATGACCGGATAATGAAAGAAAACCTTATTCCGATAGAAATGGTCAGGGCAACCTTAATTGGGCAACCGCTGAAAAGAGACTTCACATCGGAATGGAAATTTTACAGGAAGTAA
- a CDS encoding FecR domain-containing protein encodes MGKSIPVSLLKKYLSGSCTPGETAQVNQWFDSMDGVPEYIAGLSEEQRKLMENRVFERLLHHIDTEGQQNVKSLPKKTIYSWKILVAAASLFLFLSIVVVWMQDPLSLSSKKILNSAQAVNIKPGGNKAVLTLGDGSSLILTEANLGTVADQQNVSVVKTAEGELSYKKGAGNNTSKIAYNTIATPIGGKYSVILPDGSKAWLNSKSSLRFPTSFTGPERKVQMTGEVYFEVTKNQKQPFKVFSGGTEISVLGTHFDVMDYKDEGRQKTTLLEGSIHLSSGKFAKLLKPGQQASVTVSGIQVNDNIDLEEVMAWRNNLFIFKDMEIEEIARQISRWYDVQVVFKGTPSKVLYTGTIAKDAELSEILSMLQFTGLKYELHNRLLTIIE; translated from the coding sequence ATGGGAAAATCAATCCCTGTGTCCTTACTTAAAAAGTATCTTTCAGGTAGTTGTACTCCTGGCGAGACAGCGCAAGTTAACCAGTGGTTTGACAGTATGGATGGCGTACCGGAATATATTGCGGGTCTGTCAGAAGAACAGCGCAAGTTAATGGAGAACAGAGTTTTTGAACGCCTCCTCCATCACATCGATACAGAAGGGCAACAAAATGTGAAGTCATTGCCCAAAAAAACAATTTATTCCTGGAAAATCCTGGTGGCTGCTGCATCACTGTTCCTGTTTTTGAGTATAGTAGTTGTCTGGATGCAAGATCCTTTGTCACTTTCTTCCAAGAAAATTCTTAATTCAGCTCAAGCTGTAAATATTAAACCAGGTGGCAACAAGGCTGTGCTTACACTTGGTGACGGGTCCTCATTGATACTAACTGAAGCGAATCTGGGTACAGTAGCTGATCAGCAAAATGTAAGTGTGGTCAAAACTGCCGAAGGGGAGCTAAGCTATAAAAAGGGAGCAGGGAACAATACCTCAAAAATAGCATACAATACCATTGCAACACCTATTGGAGGAAAATACAGTGTTATATTACCTGATGGAAGTAAAGCCTGGTTGAATTCTAAATCCAGTTTAAGGTTCCCGACTTCATTTACAGGGCCAGAACGGAAAGTCCAGATGACTGGCGAAGTGTATTTTGAAGTTACAAAGAACCAGAAGCAGCCTTTTAAAGTATTCTCAGGCGGAACAGAGATTAGTGTGCTGGGAACACATTTCGATGTGATGGACTATAAAGATGAAGGCCGTCAAAAAACAACACTCTTAGAAGGTAGTATTCATCTGTCTTCAGGCAAATTTGCAAAGCTTTTGAAACCAGGACAACAAGCCAGTGTAACTGTATCCGGCATACAGGTTAATGACAACATCGATCTGGAAGAAGTAATGGCCTGGAGAAACAACCTGTTTATCTTTAAAGATATGGAAATTGAAGAAATTGCCCGGCAAATATCCAGATGGTATGATGTTCAGGTTGTATTTAAAGGTACCCCCTCAAAAGTACTTTACACAGGTACGATAGCTAAAGATGCCGAACTTTCAGAAATTCTGAGTATGCTTCAATTTACCGGATTAAAGTACGAGCTGCACAATCGTCTGCTTACCATTATTGAATAA
- a CDS encoding RagB/SusD family nutrient uptake outer membrane protein has protein sequence MKSYLIYIGCFIFIATVSSSCKKDFFNIPPQDALSTDNFYQNTEQVQASTTALYNSPWFDWNAKASWCISELLSGNAHTYSPDVINFGNFSVTGDNTQLLSAWNSLYSVVAQSNAVINNLKAKVPASVPATVVNNALGEARFMRAIAYFYLVRTWGNVPIIENSLDHVNNYQINTNPVTDIYKFIINDLKFAEENCNKMIRTGSVSQGRVSSGSAAALLAKVYLYMRDYPNARLKAEQVINSGEFKLYGIDVAGKTYGDLFKTANNNNEESVAAIQWLGGSAYGHGNALQSFLAYNSEITGTGDGYGSVVPSIDLLTAYEPGDLRRKPTVMMQGDIYPEINQDKGGYKLPVGAVAQGMPAFIKKYVVGTPTDNAGKGAAFSTANNTYLMRYADVLLIEAEAVLAGAERTSDATALLPFNKIRKRAGLIPKTTMSIQDIYQERRMEFVFEADYWFDLGRMDGFNVTSHPKAIAVIANQERGIYSNTTPVVIWGQKYTPTNASFLLPYPTTESTLNPKLLLPPVPYNFK, from the coding sequence ATGAAATCATATCTCATCTATATAGGTTGCTTTATTTTTATAGCCACTGTGAGCAGCAGCTGTAAAAAAGACTTTTTTAATATTCCGCCTCAGGATGCGCTCAGTACTGATAATTTTTACCAGAATACAGAACAGGTACAGGCCAGCACTACAGCCTTATACAATTCTCCATGGTTTGACTGGAATGCAAAAGCTTCGTGGTGTATCTCTGAATTATTAAGCGGTAATGCACATACCTATTCTCCCGATGTAATCAACTTTGGTAACTTCTCAGTAACTGGCGACAATACCCAATTGTTGTCGGCATGGAATTCCCTGTACAGCGTAGTTGCCCAATCAAATGCAGTCATTAATAACCTGAAAGCGAAAGTTCCCGCAAGTGTACCGGCAACAGTAGTAAATAATGCATTGGGTGAAGCCAGGTTCATGCGTGCTATCGCTTATTTTTATTTGGTGAGAACCTGGGGAAATGTACCGATTATAGAAAATAGTCTGGATCATGTAAACAACTATCAGATTAATACCAATCCGGTAACTGATATTTATAAGTTCATTATCAATGATCTTAAGTTTGCAGAAGAGAATTGCAATAAAATGATCAGAACCGGATCTGTTTCTCAGGGCAGGGTATCAAGTGGATCAGCAGCTGCGCTATTGGCTAAAGTTTATCTGTATATGCGGGATTATCCCAACGCCCGCCTTAAAGCAGAACAGGTGATCAATAGTGGCGAGTTCAAATTGTATGGGATAGATGTTGCAGGGAAAACTTATGGCGATTTATTCAAAACAGCCAATAACAATAATGAAGAAAGTGTAGCCGCTATTCAATGGCTGGGCGGATCTGCTTATGGACACGGAAATGCATTACAGTCTTTTCTGGCCTATAATTCTGAAATTACCGGCACTGGAGATGGATATGGCAGTGTTGTGCCTTCAATTGACTTGTTAACTGCTTATGAACCAGGTGACCTGAGAAGAAAGCCAACAGTGATGATGCAGGGTGATATTTATCCGGAAATTAATCAGGATAAAGGAGGCTATAAGCTGCCAGTTGGTGCTGTAGCACAGGGGATGCCTGCATTTATAAAAAAATATGTGGTAGGGACACCCACAGACAATGCTGGTAAAGGAGCCGCATTTTCAACTGCAAATAATACCTATCTGATGCGGTATGCGGATGTACTTTTAATTGAAGCGGAGGCTGTTCTTGCTGGTGCGGAGCGTACTTCTGATGCTACTGCGCTACTGCCGTTTAATAAAATCAGAAAACGGGCCGGGCTGATTCCCAAAACAACAATGTCAATACAGGATATTTATCAGGAACGCCGGATGGAATTTGTTTTTGAGGCCGATTATTGGTTTGATCTTGGCAGAATGGATGGATTTAATGTCACTTCCCATCCTAAAGCGATCGCAGTTATCGCTAATCAGGAAAGAGGGATTTATAGCAACACTACGCCTGTAGTTATTTGGGGGCAGAAATATACGCCAACTAATGCAAGCTTTCTTTTGCCATATCCCACCACAGAATCCACCCTCAATCCTAAATTATTATTGCCACCGGTACCTTACAATTTTAAATAG